Proteins encoded together in one Pseudomonadota bacterium window:
- a CDS encoding prepilin-type N-terminal cleavage/methylation domain-containing protein, whose amino-acid sequence MITPILTAGKIRAAPAGAATRRGARTSAFTLVEMIVVVAIMTLGLSLFLGLNHRQRESLVWRTKLRELQVFFKAARSHAILQRKTNDCLFNPESGGLREQLDRRRVLLGPGVEIELNAAQQALLAAAAGCGAAPAAAIQAEVSLLTFYADGGAAGGPLRVFGQRSQAEFTVNPLTGGITFTERLKDDGAGR is encoded by the coding sequence GTGATAACGCCGATATTAACAGCTGGGAAAATTAGGGCCGCGCCGGCCGGGGCCGCCACGCGGCGCGGCGCGCGAACTTCCGCTTTCACCCTGGTCGAGATGATCGTCGTGGTGGCCATCATGACCCTGGGGTTGAGTCTCTTTCTGGGGCTTAATCATCGTCAGCGGGAAAGCCTGGTCTGGCGAACAAAACTGCGTGAACTGCAGGTTTTTTTCAAGGCCGCCCGCAGCCATGCGATTCTTCAGCGTAAAACTAACGACTGTCTGTTTAATCCGGAGTCCGGAGGGCTGCGTGAGCAACTGGACCGGCGGCGAGTGCTTCTGGGGCCAGGGGTCGAGATCGAGCTGAATGCGGCCCAACAGGCTCTCCTGGCTGCGGCGGCCGGCTGCGGCGCCGCGCCGGCCGCCGCGATTCAGGCGGAAGTGTCGTTGTTGACCTTTTACGCCGACGGCGGCGCGGCCGGCGGTCCTCTGCGGGTCTTCGGCCAGCGGAGTCAGGCCGAGTTCACGGTCAACCCTCTGACCGGAGGGATTACCTTTACGGAGCGGCTCAAAGATGACGGCGCGGGTCGATGA
- the gspG gene encoding type II secretion system protein GspG → MIFLPTKKRKAKCGSRGFTLIELLIVMVIIGLLASLVAPNMFKKVGGAKRKTARAQIELLGTALDSYRLDNDVYPSSEQGLQALRTQPDGAKNWDGPYLPKDIPKDPWGNDYVYKSPGDHGDYDLSSYGVDGQPGGEGDNADINSWEN, encoded by the coding sequence ATGATTTTCTTGCCGACGAAGAAACGCAAGGCCAAATGCGGCTCCCGGGGTTTTACCCTGATCGAGCTTCTGATTGTCATGGTGATCATCGGTCTGCTGGCTTCCCTGGTGGCTCCGAACATGTTCAAGAAGGTCGGGGGCGCCAAACGCAAAACCGCCCGGGCCCAGATTGAATTGCTGGGCACGGCGCTGGATTCCTATCGGCTTGACAACGATGTCTACCCGAGCTCGGAACAGGGCCTGCAGGCTTTGCGGACCCAGCCGGACGGAGCCAAGAACTGGGATGGTCCCTATCTGCCCAAGGATATTCCCAAGGACCCCTGGGGTAATGACTATGTCTATAAAAGTCCGGGAGATCACGGGGATTACGATCTTTCCTCCTATGGGGTCGATGGCCAGCCTGGGGGTGAAGGTGATAACGCCGATATTAACAGCTGGGAAAATTAG
- a CDS encoding type II secretion system protein yields MTARVDERGFTLLEMMVAVLIVGLVVTTFMQLFGASLRLEQKARGFDEIVVRGRQTFAWLLACDPRADDFPWSGTTDNFTWRLRLEAVEVRPGPEAATQSDEEAVTLRWTSELYRLVLFLQDAQNPGRHLRLVAYRQVSPGYFTDEFKEKHL; encoded by the coding sequence ATGACGGCGCGGGTCGATGAGCGGGGTTTTACCCTGCTGGAGATGATGGTCGCGGTCCTGATCGTCGGCCTGGTGGTGACCACCTTCATGCAGCTCTTCGGGGCCAGCCTGCGTCTTGAGCAAAAGGCGCGCGGCTTCGACGAAATTGTCGTTCGCGGTCGTCAGACCTTTGCCTGGCTGCTGGCCTGCGATCCGCGCGCGGATGACTTTCCCTGGAGCGGCACCACCGATAATTTTACCTGGAGACTTCGCCTGGAAGCGGTCGAGGTTCGCCCCGGGCCGGAGGCCGCGACCCAAAGCGACGAAGAAGCCGTCACGCTGCGTTGGACGAGTGAGCTTTATCGTCTGGTTCTCTTTTTGCAGGATGCTCAAAATCCCGGCCGGCATTTACGGCTGGTCGCCTATCGTCAGGTGAGCCCCGGTTATTTTACTGATGAATTTAAAGAAAAACACCTCTGA